One Vallitalea pronyensis genomic region harbors:
- a CDS encoding AGE family epimerase/isomerase gives MKKTCKYFSCILTLLFVLNAICMNNQVVYASSDVNVYDKFTTLNQWDISNQYDWIIVNGIACNINCTEESTLTLSQSFHTLDRKTLTLRFDLRTINLDSDEYLAVDVYDGQGWIPLQEWNGTVDWKTVDFNLKDYANSELKIRFRAKKDSPFAFIGIDNLTITDRYGTVPAPASLPNIIAGDHWKNHFIHDVKPFWTTDIAMGENGNFPTYREMDGSIPDPIIHEDGTDRSLRYVRMLSRQTYAYAMGYLLTGDEELLKLSKKGCNWIKNHGKDNVNGGWYMTLNQDGTPANPNEDKDAQNLSYTAMGFGSYYFVTRDEAMENEVLGIRDLMFNKYWDATNERMMDGLDYTLTNEIDLRNDNAYELVAALDNINAYMLIVQPVLRDYTRRNQFLSDMQTLSDSMIKHFYQDGIFWGTSGNKGIYDGKDHNDFGHSLKTYWMMLQLDKRLPDHPYHALLTEGDNSVNKWVNLAYDDNYGRWAQYPTSQTTHNEDGVSWWVYCEEDQLTATLNLASQDYSSILENTLDNWRTDFVDTVYGNNRGIFDGVQRDGSGHNWPADSTSKAWHWKNAYHETEHALIMYIIGRQMEGKNVELYFAVPESQKETFIAKPYMYEGKEVNREYLHTFEVDGQQLRKVKVTFTDVY, from the coding sequence ATGAAAAAAACATGTAAATATTTTAGTTGTATACTGACTTTATTATTCGTATTGAATGCAATCTGTATGAACAATCAAGTCGTATATGCTTCTTCTGATGTCAATGTTTATGATAAATTTACCACGCTAAACCAATGGGACATATCTAACCAGTATGATTGGATAATTGTCAATGGCATCGCTTGCAACATTAATTGTACCGAAGAATCAACACTAACACTCTCTCAATCATTCCATACACTTGATCGTAAAACATTAACACTTAGATTTGATCTTAGAACCATTAACCTTGATTCTGATGAATATCTAGCGGTGGATGTTTATGATGGACAGGGGTGGATTCCCTTACAAGAATGGAACGGCACCGTTGATTGGAAAACCGTTGATTTTAATTTAAAGGATTACGCAAATAGCGAATTAAAAATACGCTTTAGAGCAAAAAAGGACAGCCCTTTTGCGTTCATAGGTATTGACAATTTGACCATTACGGATCGCTATGGAACGGTTCCAGCCCCAGCATCTCTTCCAAATATTATAGCTGGTGATCATTGGAAAAACCATTTTATCCATGATGTTAAACCTTTCTGGACCACGGATATTGCCATGGGTGAAAATGGAAACTTCCCCACTTATCGGGAAATGGATGGTTCAATCCCTGACCCCATTATTCACGAAGATGGCACAGATCGGTCACTCCGTTATGTACGTATGCTTTCTCGCCAAACATATGCTTATGCTATGGGCTATCTCCTAACAGGCGATGAAGAACTCTTAAAGTTATCTAAAAAAGGTTGTAATTGGATTAAAAACCATGGTAAAGATAATGTGAATGGGGGTTGGTATATGACCCTTAATCAAGATGGTACACCTGCTAACCCTAATGAAGATAAAGATGCCCAGAACTTATCCTATACTGCTATGGGTTTTGGATCTTATTATTTTGTGACCAGAGATGAAGCAATGGAAAACGAAGTATTAGGCATTCGTGATTTAATGTTTAATAAGTATTGGGATGCAACCAACGAACGTATGATGGATGGTCTGGATTACACATTAACCAACGAAATTGATTTAAGAAATGATAATGCCTATGAGCTTGTTGCAGCATTAGATAATATCAATGCTTATATGCTTATTGTTCAACCTGTGCTAAGGGATTATACGCGACGAAATCAATTCCTATCCGATATGCAAACGTTATCTGACTCCATGATTAAACACTTCTATCAAGATGGTATCTTCTGGGGAACAAGTGGTAACAAAGGCATCTACGACGGTAAAGATCATAATGATTTTGGTCACAGTTTAAAAACGTACTGGATGATGTTACAGTTGGATAAAAGGTTACCCGACCACCCCTATCATGCCCTCTTAACAGAAGGTGACAACAGTGTTAATAAATGGGTTAATCTTGCTTATGATGACAACTATGGCCGCTGGGCTCAGTATCCTACAAGCCAAACAACCCACAATGAAGATGGTGTGTCATGGTGGGTATATTGTGAAGAAGACCAGCTTACTGCAACATTAAACTTAGCCAGTCAAGACTATTCAAGTATATTAGAAAACACCTTGGACAATTGGCGTACGGATTTTGTTGATACTGTTTATGGCAATAACCGAGGCATCTTTGATGGTGTACAACGTGATGGTAGTGGTCATAATTGGCCAGCTGACAGCACTTCAAAAGCTTGGCATTGGAAAAATGCTTACCATGAAACCGAACATGCCCTTATTATGTACATCATAGGAAGACAAATGGAAGGCAAAAATGTGGAACTTTATTTTGCTGTCCCAGAATCACAAAAAGAAACATTCATCGCTAAGCCCTACATGTATGAAGGTAAAGAGGTCAATAGAGAGTATTTACATACATTTGAAGTGGATGGTCAACAATTACGCAAAGTAAAAGTAACCTTTACAGATGTTTACTAA
- a CDS encoding LacI family DNA-binding transcriptional regulator yields the protein MGVTIKDIADACHVSKATVSRYLNSSGYVSQEVAERIAAKIEALNYVPSETARSLSTKNSNVIGVVIPEISNPFFAEIFKGISDVAEGQDMNILFCDTDNQPDKEMKALKMLRTYHVKGMIITPASGGLKDPAYEKQFIDSVKLLNAPIVLLDRGVEFTEWDGVFTDNIKGAYGCTKLLIENGHTQIGTITGNLDLPIGQDRLKGYKNALVDAGLAVDETFIFEGDFSTEKAYQLTKVMMQSEERPTALFSPNNLTTIGILQALIEDSYRIPDDISLVGFDDIELLRTLNVKLSVAQRDPIDMGRQVMKLLLARMVHTGEKKLPQRIIIEPKLIARGSEKMKKHGQ from the coding sequence ATGGGTGTTACAATCAAAGATATTGCTGATGCATGTCACGTATCCAAAGCAACCGTTTCTAGGTATTTGAACAGTTCAGGGTATGTATCTCAGGAGGTTGCAGAAAGAATTGCAGCTAAGATTGAGGCATTGAATTATGTGCCATCTGAGACAGCAAGAAGTCTATCCACAAAAAACAGTAACGTTATAGGTGTTGTCATACCAGAAATCAGTAACCCCTTCTTTGCTGAAATTTTTAAAGGAATTAGTGACGTGGCAGAAGGGCAGGATATGAATATTTTGTTTTGTGATACCGATAATCAACCGGATAAAGAAATGAAAGCACTTAAAATGCTTCGTACTTATCACGTTAAGGGCATGATTATAACGCCCGCCTCAGGAGGATTAAAAGACCCTGCCTACGAGAAGCAATTTATCGACAGTGTTAAACTGCTCAATGCACCCATTGTACTCCTTGACCGTGGTGTAGAATTTACCGAATGGGATGGTGTTTTTACAGACAATATCAAAGGTGCCTATGGGTGTACGAAGCTCTTGATAGAAAACGGTCATACACAGATTGGAACCATAACAGGTAATTTAGATTTACCCATTGGTCAAGACCGATTAAAGGGCTATAAGAACGCTTTGGTTGATGCTGGTTTGGCAGTGGATGAGACATTCATTTTTGAGGGCGATTTTTCAACGGAAAAAGCTTATCAGCTGACGAAAGTGATGATGCAGTCAGAAGAACGTCCAACAGCACTTTTTTCCCCGAATAACTTAACGACTATTGGTATTTTACAGGCATTGATTGAAGACAGCTATCGGATACCTGATGACATTAGTCTTGTAGGATTTGATGATATTGAATTGCTAAGAACCTTGAATGTAAAGCTTTCTGTAGCACAACGGGACCCTATTGATATGGGTAGACAAGTGATGAAGCTTCTTTTAGCGCGTATGGTGCATACAGGTGAGAAAAAACTGCCTCAACGGATAATTATAGAACCCAAATTGATTGCCAGAGGATCTGAAAAAATGAAGAAACACGGTCAATAA